The Lysobacter enzymogenes genome window below encodes:
- a CDS encoding RNA polymerase sigma factor: MPLPPDDPHYDEWLALGCQLGERAAFDALIARWHGPLRGYARRLCGDDDGADEIVQDTWLRVLRGIAGLREPARLRPWLFGIARRAGMDRLRGRYAEPTAEADLDPDTLAQDAAEPERALDLLHLQRHIDRLPPPEQEALSLHYLQGLSLEEIAQVIERPLGTVKSRLFRARALLRRQLDRKGEPQ; this comes from the coding sequence ATGCCCTTGCCCCCCGACGATCCGCACTACGACGAGTGGCTGGCCCTGGGCTGCCAGCTCGGCGAACGCGCCGCCTTCGACGCGCTGATCGCGCGCTGGCACGGCCCGCTGCGCGGCTACGCCCGGCGCCTGTGCGGGGACGACGACGGCGCCGACGAGATCGTCCAGGACACCTGGCTGCGGGTGCTGCGCGGCATCGCCGGCCTGCGCGAACCGGCGCGGCTGCGGCCGTGGCTGTTCGGCATCGCCCGCCGCGCCGGCATGGACCGGCTGCGCGGCCGCTACGCCGAACCAACCGCCGAGGCCGATCTCGACCCGGACACGCTCGCGCAGGACGCGGCCGAACCCGAACGTGCGCTCGATCTGCTGCATCTGCAGCGCCACATCGACCGCCTGCCGCCGCCCGAGCAAGAAGCGCTGAGCCTGCATTACCTGCAAGGACTGTCGCTGGAGGAGATCGCGCAGGTGATCGAACGCCCGCTGGGCACGGTCAAGTCGCGCTTGTTCCGCGCCCGCGCGCTGCTGCGCCGCCAACTCGACCGCAAAGGAGAACCGCAATGA
- a CDS encoding VOC family protein: protein MQLNTYLSFDGDCRQAFETYQKILGGKIHALMPFGDNPGCESLAADEREKIMHGCYELDGFMLMGTDATAAYPYKPIVGAHVTLSLNDPEQAARVFKALAEGGKVEMPLQETFWALAYGIVTDRFGVPWMVNCVQAMGCVDGDGDGRAAA, encoded by the coding sequence ATGCAACTCAACACCTACCTCTCCTTCGACGGCGACTGCCGCCAGGCGTTCGAGACCTACCAGAAGATCCTCGGCGGCAAGATCCACGCGCTGATGCCGTTCGGCGACAACCCGGGCTGCGAATCGCTGGCCGCCGACGAGCGCGAGAAGATCATGCACGGCTGCTACGAGCTCGACGGCTTCATGCTGATGGGCACCGACGCCACCGCCGCGTATCCGTACAAGCCGATCGTCGGCGCGCACGTGACCCTGAGCCTCAACGACCCCGAACAGGCCGCGCGCGTGTTCAAGGCCCTGGCCGAAGGCGGCAAGGTCGAAATGCCGCTGCAGGAAACCTTCTGGGCGCTGGCCTACGGCATCGTCACCGACCGCTTCGGGGTGCCGTGGATGGTCAACTGCGTGCAGGCGATGGGGTGCGTGGACGGCGACGGCGACGGCCGCGCCGCGGCCTGA
- a CDS encoding MFS transporter: MSSTTAGAHSAPLTKDHRKVIFASSLGTVFEWYDFYLYGSLAVIIGKQFFGGLNETSQFIFALLAFAAGFAVRPFGALVFGRLGDMIGRKYTFLVTIVLMGVSTFLVGILPSYATLGILAPIILIVLRLLQGLALGGEYGGAATYVAEHAPNGKRGLYTSFIQTTATIGLFLSLLVIWSCRNYLGKEEFESWGWRIPFWVSVVLLGVSVWIRMQLAESPLFQQMKAEGKTSKAPITESFFSKNGKIALLALLGATAGQAVVWYGGQFYSLFFLTKTLGMDPNQADIFIAIALALATGGFIFFGWLSDKIGRKVIVLGGCLIAVVTYFPVFKALTHNVNPALEAAVAASPVTVTADPARCAFQFDPVGKAAFKQSCDVIKSALAKKGIPYQNAAGPAGSLATVSIGGTTLNSFEGEALDSAAFKAQSEAFGKQLTEALATAGYPAKADPAQINKPAVIGLLTFLVLLVTMVYGPIAAWLVELFPTRIRYTSMSLPYHIGNGWFGGFLPFTAFAIVAATGNIYSGLWYPVVVAGLTVVIGALFLPETKDRDITE; the protein is encoded by the coding sequence ATGTCCAGCACGACCGCCGGCGCGCATTCGGCGCCGCTCACCAAGGACCACCGCAAGGTGATCTTCGCTTCCAGCCTCGGCACCGTGTTCGAGTGGTACGACTTCTATCTGTACGGATCGCTCGCCGTCATCATCGGCAAGCAGTTCTTCGGCGGCCTCAACGAGACCAGCCAGTTCATCTTCGCCCTGCTCGCCTTCGCCGCCGGCTTCGCGGTGCGGCCGTTCGGCGCGCTGGTGTTCGGGCGCCTGGGCGACATGATCGGGCGCAAGTACACCTTCCTGGTCACCATCGTGCTGATGGGCGTGTCGACCTTCCTGGTCGGCATCCTGCCGAGCTACGCCACGCTCGGCATCCTCGCGCCGATCATCCTGATCGTGCTGCGCCTGCTGCAGGGCCTGGCCCTGGGCGGCGAGTACGGCGGCGCGGCGACGTACGTGGCCGAGCACGCGCCCAACGGCAAGCGCGGCCTGTACACCAGCTTCATCCAGACCACCGCCACCATCGGCCTGTTCCTGTCGCTGCTGGTGATCTGGAGCTGCCGCAACTACCTGGGCAAGGAAGAATTCGAATCCTGGGGCTGGCGCATTCCGTTCTGGGTGTCGGTGGTCCTGCTCGGCGTGTCGGTGTGGATCCGCATGCAGCTGGCCGAATCGCCGCTGTTCCAGCAGATGAAGGCCGAAGGCAAGACCTCGAAGGCGCCGATCACCGAGAGCTTCTTCTCCAAGAACGGCAAGATCGCGCTGCTGGCCCTGCTCGGCGCGACCGCGGGCCAGGCGGTGGTGTGGTACGGCGGACAGTTCTACTCGCTGTTCTTCCTGACCAAGACGCTCGGCATGGACCCCAACCAGGCCGACATCTTCATCGCCATCGCATTGGCGTTGGCCACCGGCGGTTTCATCTTCTTCGGCTGGCTGTCGGACAAGATCGGCCGCAAGGTGATCGTGCTCGGCGGCTGCCTGATCGCGGTGGTCACTTACTTCCCGGTGTTCAAGGCGCTCACCCACAACGTCAACCCGGCGCTGGAAGCCGCGGTCGCCGCCTCGCCGGTCACCGTCACCGCCGATCCGGCGCGCTGCGCGTTCCAGTTCGATCCGGTCGGCAAGGCCGCGTTCAAGCAGTCCTGCGACGTGATCAAGTCGGCGCTGGCGAAGAAGGGCATTCCGTACCAGAACGCGGCCGGCCCGGCCGGCAGCCTGGCCACGGTCAGCATCGGCGGCACCACGCTCAACAGCTTCGAAGGCGAAGCGTTGGACAGCGCCGCGTTCAAGGCCCAGTCGGAAGCCTTCGGCAAGCAACTGACCGAAGCGTTGGCTACCGCCGGCTATCCGGCCAAGGCCGATCCGGCGCAGATCAACAAGCCGGCGGTGATCGGGCTGCTGACCTTCCTGGTGCTGCTGGTGACGATGGTCTACGGCCCGATCGCGGCGTGGCTGGTCGAACTGTTCCCGACCCGGATCCGCTACACCTCGATGTCGCTGCCGTACCACATCGGCAACGGCTGGTTCGGCGGCTTCCTGCCGTTCACCGCGTTCGCGATCGTGGCGGCGACGGGCAACATCTACAGCGGCTTGTGGTATCCGGTGGTGGTGGCGGGGCTGACGGTGGTGATCGGCGCGCTGTTCCTGCCGGAGACGAAGGATCGCGATATTACCGAGTGA
- a CDS encoding MgtC/SapB family protein, translating to MRFLHTFQLLPFLDTVLSLLAAFVLGTLIGAERQYRQRTAGLRTNVLVAVGAAAFVDLGMRLAGSVEAVRVISYVVSGIGFLGAGVIMKEGMNVRGLNTAATLWCSAAVGACTGADMLAEGALLTAFVIAGNTLLRPLVNAINRVPIDERVSEATYEVRLSAAPESAPAAREWLVDHLEAANYPVGDVDVDEHGETATEIVATLVSTAVIAAELDSVVERLRRLPGVMHATWESSTRD from the coding sequence ATGCGCTTCCTGCACACCTTCCAACTGCTGCCGTTCCTCGACACCGTGCTGAGCCTGCTGGCCGCGTTCGTGCTCGGCACCCTGATCGGCGCCGAACGCCAGTACCGCCAGCGCACCGCGGGCCTGCGCACCAACGTGCTGGTCGCGGTCGGCGCGGCCGCGTTCGTCGACCTCGGCATGCGCCTGGCCGGCAGCGTCGAGGCCGTGCGGGTGATTTCCTACGTGGTCTCCGGCATCGGCTTCCTCGGCGCCGGCGTGATCATGAAGGAAGGCATGAACGTGCGCGGCCTCAACACCGCCGCCACGCTGTGGTGCTCGGCCGCGGTCGGCGCCTGCACCGGCGCGGACATGCTCGCCGAGGGCGCGCTGCTGACCGCGTTCGTGATCGCCGGCAACACCTTGCTGCGGCCGCTGGTCAACGCGATCAACCGGGTGCCGATCGACGAGCGCGTGTCGGAAGCGACCTACGAGGTGCGGCTGAGCGCGGCGCCGGAATCGGCGCCCGCGGCGCGCGAGTGGCTGGTCGATCATCTGGAGGCGGCGAACTATCCGGTCGGCGACGTCGACGTCGACGAGCACGGCGAAACCGCGACCGAGATCGTCGCCACCTTGGTCAGCACCGCGGTGATCGCCGCGGAGCTGGACTCGGTGGTGGAGCGATTGCGGCGCTTGCCGGGGGTGATGCATGCGACGTGGGAGTCGAGCACGCGCGATTGA
- the acs gene encoding acetate--CoA ligase, whose product MSNPASVHPVDPAFAANSRYTRERYEREYAESVRDPDGFWGRIAQRLDWYKAPSKIGNVSYDLNDFRIKWYEDGELNVSVNCLDRHLQTRGDKTALLFERDDPDQPAERITYRDLHARVCRLANALRNLGVAKGDRITIYLPMIPEAVVAMLACARIGAVHSVVFGGFAPNSIADRIADCASKLVITSDEGLRGGKKIPLKANVDAALKLPGTNSVETVLVVRHTGAAVDMQMPRDRWYDAVVEGQSDACEPERMNAEDPLFILYTSGSTGKPKGVLHTSGGYLVYASYTHEAVFDLREDDVYWCTADVGWVTGHSYIVYGPLANGATALVFEGVPNYPDVSRFWNVIDKHKVTIFYTAPTAIRALMRDGDEPVKRTSRKSLRLLGSVGEPINPEAWRWYYDVVGDGRCPIVDTWWQTETGGILITPLAGAIDLKPGSASKPFFGVQPALVDANGQVLEGEAEGNLVLTASWPGQMRTVYGDHQRFIETYFKTYPGNYFTGDGCRRDADGYYWITGRVDDVINVSGHRIGTAEVESALVLHPKVAEAAVVGFPHDLKGQGIYAYVTLIAGEAPSEDLRKELVAWVRKEIGPIATPDHLQWAPGLPKTRSGKIMRRILRKIAENAPDQLGDTSTLADPSVVESLVNERLGK is encoded by the coding sequence ATGAGCAACCCCGCCAGCGTCCATCCCGTCGATCCGGCCTTCGCCGCGAACTCGCGCTACACGCGCGAGCGGTACGAGCGCGAGTACGCCGAATCGGTACGCGACCCGGACGGCTTCTGGGGCCGCATCGCCCAGCGCCTGGACTGGTACAAGGCGCCGAGCAAGATCGGCAACGTCAGCTACGACCTCAACGATTTCCGCATCAAGTGGTACGAGGACGGCGAGCTCAACGTCAGCGTCAACTGCCTCGACCGCCACCTGCAAACGCGCGGCGACAAGACCGCGCTGCTGTTCGAACGCGACGATCCGGACCAGCCGGCCGAACGCATCACCTACCGCGATCTGCACGCGCGCGTCTGCCGCCTGGCCAATGCGCTGCGCAACCTCGGCGTCGCCAAGGGCGACCGCATCACCATCTACCTGCCGATGATTCCCGAAGCGGTGGTGGCGATGCTGGCCTGCGCGCGCATCGGCGCGGTCCATTCGGTGGTGTTCGGCGGCTTCGCGCCCAATTCCATCGCCGACCGCATCGCCGACTGCGCCAGCAAGCTGGTCATCACCTCCGACGAAGGCCTGCGCGGCGGCAAGAAGATTCCGCTGAAGGCCAACGTCGACGCGGCGCTGAAGCTGCCGGGCACCAACTCGGTCGAAACCGTGCTGGTGGTGCGCCACACCGGCGCCGCGGTCGACATGCAGATGCCGCGCGACCGCTGGTACGACGCGGTCGTCGAAGGCCAGAGCGACGCCTGCGAGCCCGAGCGCATGAACGCGGAAGACCCGTTGTTCATCCTCTACACCTCCGGCAGCACCGGCAAGCCCAAGGGCGTGCTGCACACCAGCGGCGGTTATCTGGTCTACGCCAGCTACACCCACGAAGCGGTGTTCGACCTGCGCGAGGACGATGTCTATTGGTGCACGGCCGACGTCGGCTGGGTCACCGGCCACAGCTACATCGTCTACGGCCCGCTGGCCAACGGCGCCACCGCGCTGGTGTTCGAAGGCGTGCCGAACTATCCCGACGTGTCGCGCTTCTGGAACGTGATCGACAAGCATAAGGTCACGATCTTCTACACCGCGCCGACCGCGATCCGCGCGTTGATGCGCGACGGCGACGAGCCGGTCAAGCGGACTTCGCGCAAGTCGCTGCGCCTGCTCGGCTCGGTCGGCGAGCCGATCAACCCCGAGGCCTGGCGCTGGTACTACGATGTGGTCGGCGACGGCCGCTGCCCGATCGTCGATACCTGGTGGCAGACCGAGACCGGCGGCATCCTGATCACCCCGCTGGCCGGCGCGATCGACCTCAAGCCGGGCTCGGCGAGCAAGCCGTTCTTCGGCGTGCAGCCGGCGCTGGTCGACGCCAACGGCCAGGTGCTGGAAGGCGAGGCCGAAGGCAATCTGGTCCTGACCGCGTCGTGGCCGGGGCAGATGCGCACGGTCTACGGCGACCATCAGCGTTTCATCGAAACCTATTTCAAGACCTATCCCGGCAACTACTTCACCGGCGACGGCTGCCGCCGCGACGCCGACGGTTATTACTGGATCACCGGCCGCGTCGACGACGTCATCAACGTCAGCGGCCACCGCATCGGCACGGCCGAGGTCGAGAGCGCGCTGGTGCTGCATCCCAAGGTCGCCGAGGCGGCGGTGGTCGGTTTCCCGCACGACCTCAAGGGCCAGGGCATCTACGCCTATGTGACCCTGATCGCCGGCGAAGCGCCGAGCGAAGACCTGCGCAAGGAACTGGTCGCCTGGGTGCGCAAGGAGATCGGTCCGATCGCCACGCCCGACCACCTGCAATGGGCGCCGGGCCTGCCGAAGACGCGTTCGGGCAAGATCATGCGCCGGATCCTGCGCAAGATCGCCGAGAACGCGCCGGACCAGCTCGGCGACACCTCGACCCTGGCCGATCCGTCGGTGGTCGAGAGCTTGGTCAACGAGCGCCTGGGCAAGTAA
- a CDS encoding RNA polymerase sigma factor: MTATDTHRAIDAVWRIESAKLIAGLTRMVRDVGLAEELAQDALIVALEKWPETGVPDNPGAWLMQTAKNRAIDRLRRRKLLDRKHEQIGYEIESGLDDAEDKFFDKLDDDIGDDLLRLVFISCHPVLSTEARVALTLRLLGGLTTDEIARAFLASEPTIAQRIVRAKRTLADAQVPFEVPRGDELAERVSSVLEVIYLVFNEGYSATAGDDWMRPNLCEDALRLGRILTGLMPKQAEAFGLVALMEIQASRSKARTGPDGQPILLLDQDRSRWDRLQIQRGLAALERAVQLRGADGPYVLQAAIAACHARAATAQDTPWARIAVLYQRLAQRLPSPVVELNRAVAVSMAYGPDAALPLVDALLEEPSMKQYHLLPSVRGDLLFKLGRSAEARAEFERAAALTRNAREREFLLGRAAECA, translated from the coding sequence ATGACGGCCACCGACACCCACCGCGCCATCGATGCCGTCTGGCGCATCGAATCGGCCAAGCTCATCGCCGGTCTCACCCGCATGGTCCGCGACGTCGGCCTGGCCGAGGAACTGGCCCAGGACGCGCTGATCGTCGCGCTGGAGAAGTGGCCCGAGACCGGCGTGCCCGACAACCCGGGCGCTTGGCTGATGCAGACCGCCAAGAACCGCGCCATCGACCGGCTGCGGCGGCGCAAGCTGCTCGACCGCAAGCACGAGCAGATCGGCTACGAGATCGAATCCGGTCTCGACGACGCCGAGGACAAGTTCTTCGACAAGCTCGACGACGACATCGGCGACGACCTGCTGCGGCTGGTGTTCATCTCCTGCCACCCGGTGCTGTCGACCGAGGCGCGCGTCGCCCTGACCCTGCGCCTGCTCGGCGGCCTGACCACCGACGAGATCGCGCGCGCCTTCCTCGCCAGCGAACCGACCATCGCCCAGCGCATCGTCCGCGCCAAGCGCACCCTGGCCGATGCGCAGGTGCCGTTCGAAGTGCCGCGCGGCGACGAGCTGGCCGAACGCGTGTCCTCGGTGCTGGAAGTGATCTATCTGGTGTTCAACGAAGGCTATTCGGCCACCGCCGGCGACGACTGGATGCGGCCGAACCTGTGCGAGGACGCGCTGCGCCTGGGCCGGATCCTGACCGGGCTGATGCCGAAGCAGGCCGAAGCGTTCGGCCTGGTCGCGCTGATGGAAATCCAGGCCTCGCGCTCGAAGGCGCGCACCGGCCCCGACGGCCAGCCGATCCTGCTGCTGGACCAGGACCGCTCGCGCTGGGACCGCCTGCAGATCCAGCGCGGCCTCGCCGCGCTGGAGCGCGCCGTGCAATTGCGCGGCGCCGACGGCCCGTACGTGCTGCAGGCTGCCATCGCCGCCTGCCACGCCCGCGCCGCGACCGCCCAGGACACGCCGTGGGCGCGCATCGCGGTGCTGTACCAGCGCCTGGCGCAGCGCCTGCCGTCGCCGGTGGTCGAACTCAACCGCGCGGTCGCGGTGTCGATGGCGTACGGCCCGGACGCGGCGCTGCCGCTGGTCGACGCCTTGCTCGAGGAGCCGTCGATGAAGCAATACCACCTGCTGCCGAGCGTGCGCGGCGACCTGCTGTTCAAGCTCGGCCGCAGCGCCGAGGCGCGCGCCGAGTTCGAACGCGCCGCCGCGCTGACCCGCAATGCGCGCGAACGCGAGTTCCTGCTCGGTCGCGCGGCGGAGTGCGCGTAA
- a CDS encoding uracil-DNA glycosylase family protein → MPTLPTLLREVRACTLCAAHLPHGVRPVLQASATARLLIAGQAPGRKVHESGIPFDDASGERLRAWLGLDRATFYDAARVAIVPMGFCYPGKGKSGDLPPRPECAPAWLPKLLPQLHGLRLTLAVGQYAQAWHLPGAASLTEAVLDWRTHWPRLVALPHPSPRNNLWLKRNPWFERELVPALRERVAQALAD, encoded by the coding sequence ATGCCGACCCTCCCCACTCTGCTGCGCGAAGTCCGCGCCTGCACCTTGTGCGCCGCGCACCTGCCGCATGGCGTGCGGCCGGTGTTGCAGGCCAGCGCAACCGCGCGCCTGCTGATCGCGGGGCAGGCGCCGGGGCGCAAGGTGCACGAATCGGGGATCCCGTTCGACGACGCCAGCGGCGAGCGCCTGCGCGCCTGGCTCGGGCTGGATCGCGCGACCTTCTACGACGCCGCACGCGTGGCGATCGTGCCGATGGGGTTCTGCTATCCCGGCAAAGGCAAATCCGGCGACCTTCCGCCGCGGCCGGAATGCGCGCCGGCATGGTTGCCGAAGCTGCTGCCGCAGTTGCACGGCCTGCGCCTGACCCTCGCGGTCGGCCAGTACGCGCAGGCCTGGCATCTGCCCGGTGCGGCTTCGCTGACCGAAGCGGTGCTGGACTGGCGCACGCACTGGCCGCGCTTGGTCGCACTGCCGCATCCGAGCCCGCGCAACAATCTGTGGCTCAAGCGCAATCCGTGGTTCGAACGCGAACTGGTGCCGGCGTTGCGCGAGCGCGTGGCCCAGGCGCTGGCCGATTAG
- a CDS encoding trimeric intracellular cation channel family protein codes for MLLQIIYLIAISAEAMTGALAAGRRRMDLFGVVIIACVTALGGGSLRDIVLGHYPLGWVRHPEYLGYTVGAAFAATFLAKKLHYLRRTFLWLDALGLIAFTLIGCAVAREGGHAPVIVVIAGMLTGAFGGVLRDVLCNEIPLVFQRELYAVISLLTGIAYLLLLRLGVVENVAVLACLAGGFAFRLLAIRYEWEMPKFVYQ; via the coding sequence GTGTTGCTGCAGATCATCTACCTCATCGCCATCAGCGCCGAAGCCATGACCGGCGCGCTCGCCGCCGGCCGCCGGCGCATGGACCTGTTCGGCGTGGTCATCATCGCCTGCGTGACCGCGCTCGGCGGCGGCTCGCTGCGCGACATCGTGCTCGGTCACTATCCGCTGGGCTGGGTGCGCCATCCCGAGTACCTGGGCTACACCGTCGGCGCCGCGTTCGCGGCGACGTTCCTGGCCAAGAAGCTGCACTATCTGCGCCGCACCTTTCTGTGGCTCGACGCGCTGGGCCTGATCGCTTTCACCCTGATCGGCTGCGCGGTGGCGCGCGAAGGCGGGCATGCGCCGGTCATCGTGGTGATCGCCGGCATGCTCACCGGCGCGTTCGGCGGCGTGCTGCGCGACGTGCTGTGCAACGAGATTCCGCTGGTGTTCCAGCGCGAGCTGTACGCGGTGATCTCGCTGTTGACCGGCATCGCCTACCTGTTGCTGCTGCGCCTGGGCGTGGTCGAGAACGTCGCGGTGCTGGCATGCCTGGCCGGCGGCTTCGCGTTTCGGTTGCTGGCGATCCGCTACGAGTGGGAGATGCCGAAGTTCGTCTACCAGTGA
- a CDS encoding YciI family protein, whose protein sequence is MKFMLIVKATADSEAGVMPSTELLTAMGAYNEELVRAGVLLAGEGLHPSARGARVHFDGRARRVAPGPFQAPGELIAGFWLIQARSLEEAVEWVKRVPNPDGSQSQIEIRQVFDAADFGDALTPELQAAEAQLREQVAGRH, encoded by the coding sequence ATGAAATTCATGCTGATCGTCAAAGCCACCGCCGACAGCGAAGCCGGCGTCATGCCCAGCACCGAGCTGCTGACCGCGATGGGCGCCTACAACGAGGAACTGGTGCGCGCCGGCGTGCTGCTGGCCGGCGAAGGCCTGCACCCGAGCGCGCGCGGCGCGCGCGTGCACTTCGACGGCCGCGCGCGCCGGGTCGCGCCGGGGCCGTTCCAGGCGCCGGGCGAACTGATCGCCGGGTTCTGGCTGATCCAGGCGCGCTCGCTCGAAGAAGCGGTGGAATGGGTCAAGCGGGTGCCGAACCCGGACGGCTCGCAGTCGCAGATCGAGATCCGCCAGGTGTTCGACGCGGCCGATTTCGGCGACGCGCTGACGCCGGAGTTGCAAGCGGCCGAAGCGCAGCTGCGCGAGCAAGTGGCCGGCCGCCACTGA
- a CDS encoding DcaP family trimeric outer membrane transporter, whose product MLPGHALAQTAKEKELEARVAELERMVQQLVSQQQQTQTQVTEVRAAQTSAPAVAAAPAVKNPIQATTISPSGNPGTRFSYGGFIKLDASVTSTDAGDIADGSVGRLFYVPKAIPVGAKATREGGSDTDMGANFSRFWFAADTDLDSGDKLKGYLEFDLFGGGSTAFTGNEIATNTYALTVRHAYVTWNKWLAGQTWSNFQDANALPDTVDFLGPTEGTVFVRQAQLRYTSGPWSFSIENPETVYTPFRGNMAQVAGDDGAVPDVTARYTAKGDWGHFSVGALARQLKYQAGRVNDSSTGYGLSVSGKWNLGASDDLRYMVTAGSGIGRYVGLALNNDAVLDASGDLENIDLISGFVGWRHVFGPKLRGNVFYSRAQYDNKTALTGLGITKSAQSAHLNLIYTPIPKLDIGAEYIWGQREIETGEKGELNRLQTHVKYSF is encoded by the coding sequence ATGCTGCCCGGCCATGCCCTGGCCCAGACCGCCAAGGAGAAAGAACTGGAAGCGCGCGTGGCCGAACTGGAGCGCATGGTCCAGCAACTGGTCTCGCAACAGCAGCAAACCCAGACCCAGGTCACCGAAGTCAGAGCCGCGCAGACCAGCGCGCCGGCGGTGGCGGCGGCGCCGGCGGTCAAGAACCCGATCCAGGCCACCACCATCAGCCCTTCCGGCAATCCGGGCACGCGCTTCAGCTACGGCGGCTTCATCAAGCTCGACGCCTCGGTCACGTCCACCGACGCCGGCGACATCGCCGACGGTTCGGTCGGCCGCCTGTTCTACGTGCCCAAGGCGATTCCGGTCGGCGCCAAGGCCACCCGCGAGGGCGGCAGCGACACCGACATGGGCGCGAACTTCTCGCGCTTCTGGTTCGCCGCCGACACCGACCTGGACAGCGGCGACAAGCTCAAGGGTTACCTGGAATTCGACCTGTTCGGCGGCGGCTCGACCGCGTTCACCGGCAACGAGATCGCCACCAACACCTACGCGCTGACCGTACGCCACGCCTATGTGACCTGGAACAAGTGGCTGGCCGGCCAGACCTGGTCGAACTTCCAGGACGCCAACGCGCTGCCCGACACGGTCGACTTCCTCGGCCCGACCGAAGGCACGGTGTTCGTGCGCCAGGCCCAGTTGCGCTACACCAGCGGGCCGTGGTCGTTCTCGATCGAGAATCCGGAGACGGTGTACACGCCGTTCCGCGGCAACATGGCCCAGGTCGCCGGCGACGACGGCGCCGTGCCCGACGTGACCGCGCGCTACACCGCCAAGGGCGACTGGGGCCATTTCAGCGTCGGCGCGCTGGCGCGGCAGCTCAAGTACCAGGCCGGCCGGGTCAACGACAGCAGCACCGGCTACGGCCTGAGCGTCTCGGGCAAGTGGAACCTCGGCGCCAGCGACGACTTGCGCTACATGGTGACCGCCGGCAGCGGCATCGGCCGTTATGTCGGTCTGGCGCTCAACAACGACGCGGTGCTCGACGCCAGCGGCGATCTGGAGAACATCGACCTGATCTCCGGCTTCGTCGGCTGGCGCCATGTGTTCGGTCCGAAGCTGCGCGGCAACGTGTTCTATTCGCGCGCGCAGTACGACAACAAGACCGCGCTGACCGGGTTGGGCATCACCAAGTCGGCGCAGTCGGCGCATCTCAACCTGATCTACACCCCGATTCCGAAGCTCGACATCGGCGCGGAGTACATCTGGGGGCAGCGCGAGATCGAGACCGGCGAGAAGGGCGAGCTCAATCGGTTGCAGACGCATGTGAAGTACAGCTTCTGA